The following proteins are encoded in a genomic region of Thermococcus sp.:
- a CDS encoding DUF2341 domain-containing protein — MRRAFLINSTVILLLIPLLLLLATYEDASSQIINSQSERTQVERTFDVVSYLELDFQKAMELSGKRALVAVVDYVATTGNFINPNYMVNNTIRDLILKGTTYSPVGNSPDVQRIMRNQDLKSWMSNVSAMLKKQGYILEPSPAKIANSIELTVSLLDAFHVVIRGRIPNVTIRDLSGNVVYTGPIPRNGYIYSIISIQNLEDPMYSAMTGGRYHRSVRACNYAFPDFTPPFTTANGSGITNYTRVVGLFGKDLQYNSTYIWAPTEGYMTNLTINDSPVTTDRIILNDGDMGVMVFNSTSSGTSGGTGGWCYPSLGYRVNFTISGGSLTNYDGYQIPIVITNSEILGKTYYTGDNASIRIVEKGTCTQVPFWIEYWSSTKAIVWIRATASTEYTLYFGDAPTYATRGNGTSVFEWFHGTEEIIQDGKDKSFDLSSLDLRGSIAIDFRAKPSIPSTNEAWDSGIYVSTTDVNGNPQWIYFIDDTKSLSYSLAIWDVYYVWWWPWPLQGPATNDGARGDTDFHTYEAIIKPNINGAYVNFLDYGVDYTGFPTPVRENLDGYLRHYQPPLKYLYLVNLYNGNKNKAIFKWIFIRKYIQTLPTVTFGGIGEYTPPTTTTQTETAARVYDLQPFINCLRDNRYFAIPGGWSFFERLEGSDQNHNAYVALAHSMQDALGYKYGNSYYPIGLVSFMIPNANYDEKLLNLFNTLGITLDNESSVDYYFLPHYFKKAPKVQGYRVWGISYGTYSGGDLSIIPFYIDERTAEEIFGIYGSKDLTVR, encoded by the coding sequence ATGAGGAGGGCTTTCCTGATAAACTCCACAGTGATACTCCTTCTGATACCCCTACTTCTGCTCCTGGCCACTTACGAGGATGCATCATCCCAGATAATAAACTCCCAAAGTGAGAGGACACAGGTTGAGAGGACGTTCGATGTCGTGTCCTACCTTGAACTGGATTTCCAGAAGGCTATGGAACTCTCGGGAAAGAGGGCCCTAGTGGCAGTTGTTGACTACGTGGCCACCACAGGGAACTTCATAAACCCCAACTATATGGTCAACAATACGATCAGGGATCTCATCCTGAAGGGTACCACCTACAGTCCCGTAGGGAATAGCCCCGATGTCCAGAGGATAATGAGGAACCAGGATCTGAAAAGCTGGATGTCAAACGTATCGGCCATGCTCAAAAAACAGGGATATATCCTCGAGCCCAGCCCGGCGAAGATAGCCAACAGCATCGAATTAACGGTCTCGCTCTTGGACGCGTTCCACGTTGTGATCAGGGGACGGATACCCAACGTCACCATCCGCGATCTCTCGGGGAACGTCGTCTACACGGGACCGATTCCGCGTAATGGCTACATCTACTCAATAATAAGCATCCAAAACCTTGAAGACCCCATGTACTCTGCTATGACAGGGGGCAGGTATCACCGCTCGGTGAGGGCATGCAACTACGCGTTCCCCGATTTCACCCCACCGTTCACCACGGCCAACGGCTCCGGTATCACAAATTACACCAGGGTGGTGGGCCTCTTTGGAAAGGATCTCCAGTACAACTCAACGTACATCTGGGCCCCAACCGAGGGTTACATGACAAACCTGACGATCAACGACTCACCGGTGACTACGGACAGGATCATATTGAATGACGGTGACATGGGCGTGATGGTCTTCAACAGCACCTCCTCAGGCACCAGCGGAGGGACGGGCGGCTGGTGCTATCCCTCACTTGGGTATAGGGTGAACTTCACGATAAGTGGGGGGAGTCTCACCAACTACGACGGGTACCAGATACCTATAGTGATAACCAACTCGGAGATACTTGGCAAAACGTACTACACCGGGGACAATGCATCAATCAGGATTGTCGAGAAGGGAACATGTACTCAAGTTCCATTTTGGATCGAGTACTGGAGTTCCACAAAAGCCATAGTATGGATACGAGCGACAGCTTCAACGGAATACACTCTGTACTTTGGGGATGCCCCGACCTATGCAACCAGAGGGAACGGAACCAGTGTTTTTGAGTGGTTCCATGGTACAGAGGAGATAATCCAAGATGGCAAAGATAAGTCCTTTGATCTGAGTTCACTGGATTTAAGAGGGAGCATAGCGATAGACTTCCGGGCGAAACCCAGCATACCGAGCACCAACGAGGCCTGGGATAGTGGGATTTATGTTAGCACCACCGACGTAAACGGTAACCCACAGTGGATATACTTCATTGACGACACTAAAAGCTTATCATACTCACTAGCCATATGGGATGTATATTATGTGTGGTGGTGGCCATGGCCATTGCAAGGTCCGGCAACTAATGATGGCGCAAGGGGGGACACGGATTTCCACACCTACGAGGCGATAATAAAGCCCAATATAAACGGGGCGTACGTAAATTTCCTGGATTACGGGGTTGACTACACCGGCTTTCCAACACCGGTAAGGGAAAACTTAGATGGGTACCTACGGCACTACCAGCCTCCCCTGAAATATCTATACCTGGTAAACCTCTACAACGGGAATAAAAATAAAGCCATATTCAAGTGGATATTCATACGAAAGTATATACAGACCCTGCCCACAGTGACGTTTGGGGGAATCGGGGAATATACCCCACCCACTACTACCACCCAAACGGAAACAGCGGCAAGGGTCTATGACCTCCAGCCTTTCATCAACTGCCTTCGGGACAACCGCTACTTCGCGATACCCGGAGGTTGGTCATTCTTTGAGCGTCTGGAGGGGAGTGACCAGAACCACAATGCATACGTTGCACTGGCACACTCAATGCAGGACGCCCTCGGGTACAAGTATGGGAACAGCTACTATCCCATAGGTCTCGTCAGCTTCATGATACCCAACGCAAATTACGATGAGAAACTTCTCAACCTGTTTAACACCTTGGGTATCACCTTGGACAATGAGAGCAGTGTCGACTACTACTTCCTGCCCCACTACTTCAAGAAAGCGCCAAAGGTTCAGGGATACCGGGTCTGGGGAATATCCTACGGTACGTATTCTGGCGGTGATCTCTCGATCATACCATTTTACATAGATGAAAGGACAGCAGAGGAGATATTTGGCATATATGGGTCGAAGGATCTAACGGTGAGGTGA
- a CDS encoding DUF2101 family protein yields the protein MPIEDVLYGIGEAVDSGVGKLRGLLLPAPSEKPPSFRHLRRLIRRNLTVHEFLSLTLQLAFVSYLMINLILLLLRLDVLWILLIAPPYFLYIRYILVRNRRFFLEPDLYRVFYYWISIISFASFTGYAVVRDISTTVYYYIGYLTAILGVVVVFRYYFKSRYGRDYTYGVVEEVKNDLVRVFVHDDIAANVKPGYYWLPAISDAEPGSVVKILVEEKALKSARPTRIIEVYLDQSSQRETEPKAATE from the coding sequence ATGCCCATTGAAGACGTTCTGTACGGGATAGGGGAGGCGGTAGACTCAGGTGTTGGGAAGCTCCGGGGGTTGCTCCTCCCGGCACCTTCAGAAAAACCCCCTTCCTTTAGACACCTGAGGCGTTTAATAAGAAGAAACCTTACCGTCCACGAGTTCCTGAGCCTAACATTACAACTTGCGTTTGTGTCCTATCTGATGATAAACCTGATCCTCCTGCTCCTGAGGCTGGATGTGCTCTGGATTCTTCTAATCGCTCCACCGTACTTCCTGTACATTAGGTACATTCTAGTACGGAACAGAAGATTTTTCCTAGAGCCGGATCTGTATAGGGTGTTTTACTACTGGATATCTATAATCTCATTTGCTTCATTCACCGGATACGCGGTAGTACGGGATATCTCAACCACGGTGTACTATTATATTGGGTATCTCACGGCGATACTTGGGGTTGTGGTGGTGTTCAGGTATTATTTCAAGTCCCGCTACGGCCGCGACTACACCTACGGTGTCGTTGAGGAGGTCAAGAACGACCTCGTTAGGGTCTTTGTCCACGATGATATAGCGGCCAACGTTAAGCCCGGCTACTACTGGCTCCCCGCCATTTCCGATGCCGAACCAGGGAGTGTTGTAAAAATATTGGTAGAGGAGAAGGCTCTGAAGAGCGCCCGACCGACGAGGATAATCGAGGTTTATCTTGATCAGTCCTCCCAAAGGGAGACAGAGCCAAAGGCCGCGACGGAGTAA
- a CDS encoding GMP synthase subunit A, protein MIVIMDNGGQYVHRIWRTLRYLGVGAKIIPNTTPLEEIKTMKPEGIIFSGGPDINKTGNCKAILEHYDEFNVPILGICLGHQLIAKHFGGEIGRGNKAEYSLVEVKILDEDEIFKGFPERLKVWESHMDEVKELPPGFKILARSETCPVEAMKHESLPIYGVQFHPEVAHTERGAEVYRNFVELCKVL, encoded by the coding sequence ATGATAGTGATTATGGACAACGGCGGACAGTACGTCCACAGGATTTGGAGGACTTTGAGATACCTCGGCGTCGGGGCAAAGATAATCCCCAACACGACGCCGCTGGAAGAAATCAAGACGATGAAGCCGGAGGGAATAATCTTCTCCGGCGGGCCAGACATAAACAAAACGGGCAACTGTAAAGCCATCTTGGAGCACTACGACGAGTTCAACGTTCCGATTTTGGGAATCTGCCTCGGGCATCAGCTCATAGCAAAGCACTTCGGCGGAGAGATCGGACGGGGGAATAAGGCTGAGTACAGCCTCGTTGAGGTCAAAATCCTCGACGAGGATGAGATATTCAAAGGCTTCCCCGAGAGGTTAAAGGTGTGGGAGAGCCACATGGACGAGGTGAAGGAACTTCCCCCCGGATTCAAGATTCTTGCCAGGAGTGAGACCTGTCCGGTCGAGGCCATGAAGCACGAGAGCCTTCCAATCTACGGCGTTCAGTTCCACCCGGAGGTTGCCCACACGGAGCGTGGAGCAGAGGTCTACCGCAACTTCGTGGAGCTTTGCAAGGTGCTTTAA
- a CDS encoding type II toxin-antitoxin system VapC family toxin has product MRAVIDTSVVFHLFSSFYPERTVVAEKIIEGTQLGGTELYAPRLGEVEFVAVLSRYFGYERVQKTLDFYSTIVTWIPEELVIRDLKEVTFQTHHKASDIYFIATALHLNAVLITNDRKMAELAKSLDLNAFYLVEESDEFFKLLGVGP; this is encoded by the coding sequence ATGAGAGCTGTTATAGATACCTCCGTCGTGTTTCATCTATTTTCCAGCTTTTATCCGGAGCGAACCGTGGTTGCAGAAAAGATCATTGAAGGCACCCAGTTGGGAGGTACGGAGCTTTACGCTCCCCGTCTTGGAGAGGTTGAGTTCGTGGCGGTCCTATCCAGATATTTCGGCTATGAAAGGGTCCAGAAAACCCTGGATTTTTATAGCACCATAGTCACCTGGATTCCGGAAGAGCTAGTAATCAGGGATTTGAAGGAGGTGACGTTTCAAACCCACCACAAGGCCTCTGACATCTACTTCATCGCAACAGCCCTTCATCTAAACGCAGTTCTAATAACCAACGACAGAAAAATGGCCGAACTGGCAAAATCCTTAGATTTAAATGCATTCTATCTGGTTGAAGAATCCGACGAGTTTTTCAAACTCCTGGGGGTGGGCCCATGA
- a CDS encoding antitoxin AF2212-like protein encodes MKEIIEVVYENGVLKPLKPLKLKEGQKLRVRIYLGDFLELAREMRKEVTKERFKEDPTDYLLHLREEET; translated from the coding sequence ATGAAAGAGATAATTGAGGTTGTTTATGAAAATGGCGTGCTGAAGCCTCTGAAACCCCTGAAGCTGAAGGAAGGGCAGAAGCTCAGGGTGAGGATTTACCTTGGAGATTTTCTTGAGCTGGCCAGGGAAATGAGAAAGGAAGTCACTAAGGAGCGCTTTAAGGAGGATCCAACCGATTACCTTCTGCACCTCAGGGAGGAGGAGACATGA
- the guaA gene encoding glutamine-hydrolyzing GMP synthase: MWEKFIEEKVEEIKETVGNGKAIIALSGGVDSSTAAVLAHKAIGERLHAVFVNTGFMRKNEPEFVVETFRGEFGLNLHYVDASERFFAELKGVTEPEEKRKAIGRVFIEVFEEVAKEINADFLIQGTIAPDWIESQGKIKSHHNVGGLPERLNLKLIEPLRDLYKDEVRELAKELGLPEKIYNRMPFPGPGLAIRVLGEVTPEKVAIVREANAIVEEEIERAGLKPWQAFAALLGVKTVGVQGDIRAYKETVAVRVVESLDGMTANAMAVPFEVLQRIAFRVTSEIPEVGRVLYDITNKPPATIEFE, from the coding sequence ATGTGGGAGAAGTTCATCGAGGAGAAGGTTGAGGAGATAAAAGAAACCGTTGGGAACGGTAAGGCGATAATAGCACTTTCGGGGGGGGTTGACAGCTCGACCGCGGCGGTGCTCGCCCATAAAGCAATAGGTGAGAGGCTTCACGCGGTCTTCGTCAACACGGGCTTCATGAGGAAGAACGAACCGGAGTTCGTCGTGGAGACCTTCCGCGGCGAGTTCGGCCTCAACCTCCACTACGTTGACGCGAGCGAGCGCTTTTTTGCCGAGCTTAAGGGAGTAACCGAGCCAGAGGAGAAGAGGAAGGCCATCGGAAGGGTCTTCATCGAGGTCTTTGAGGAGGTCGCTAAGGAAATCAACGCCGACTTCCTCATCCAGGGGACGATTGCCCCCGACTGGATTGAGAGTCAGGGAAAGATAAAGAGCCACCACAACGTCGGTGGTCTGCCGGAGAGGCTCAACCTCAAGCTGATAGAACCGCTTAGAGACCTCTACAAGGACGAAGTGAGGGAGCTCGCCAAGGAGCTCGGTCTTCCTGAGAAGATATACAATCGCATGCCCTTCCCCGGGCCGGGCCTGGCCATTAGGGTTCTCGGAGAGGTCACGCCGGAGAAGGTCGCCATCGTTAGGGAGGCCAACGCCATAGTCGAGGAGGAGATTGAGAGGGCCGGGCTGAAACCATGGCAGGCCTTCGCCGCCCTCCTCGGCGTCAAAACGGTTGGCGTCCAGGGCGACATAAGGGCCTACAAAGAGACGGTAGCGGTCAGAGTTGTGGAGAGTCTCGACGGCATGACGGCCAACGCGATGGCGGTTCCCTTCGAAGTGCTCCAGAGGATAGCCTTCAGGGTAACGAGTGAGATTCCCGAAGTTGGAAGGGTCCTCTACGACATCACCAACAAGCCGCCGGCGACGATAGAGTTTGAGTGA
- a CDS encoding formate--phosphoribosylaminoimidazolecarboxamide ligase — protein MRVATYASHSALQILKGAKQEGFETVAFGTGRVKPLYTKYFPVADYFIEGTYPEEELLELEAVVIPTGSFVAHLGIELVERMRVPYYGNKEVLKWESDRSLERKWLEKAKLRLPRVYEDPDEIDGPVIVKPFGAGGGRGYFLAKSPADFWKKAERLGIRGKEDLGSVQIQEYAVGVPVYPHYFYSKLSHELELMSVDRRYESNADAIGRIPAGEQLGLELNTNYTVIGNIPVVLRESLLMDVIEAGERTVKAAEKLMGGLWGPFCLEGIYTEELEFVVFEISARIVAGTNPFVHGSPYSWLRYDKPVSTGRRIAMELGQAVEEDRLGEVLT, from the coding sequence ATGAGGGTAGCTACCTACGCTTCCCATTCCGCCCTTCAGATTTTGAAGGGCGCAAAGCAGGAGGGCTTTGAAACGGTGGCCTTTGGGACTGGGAGGGTAAAGCCACTTTACACAAAATACTTCCCCGTTGCAGATTACTTCATCGAAGGGACTTATCCGGAGGAAGAACTGCTTGAGCTTGAGGCCGTGGTTATCCCCACCGGCTCCTTCGTGGCCCACCTGGGAATTGAGCTTGTCGAGAGGATGCGCGTCCCCTACTACGGCAACAAAGAGGTCCTCAAATGGGAGAGCGACCGCTCCCTGGAGCGGAAGTGGCTCGAAAAAGCGAAGCTGAGGCTTCCGAGGGTTTACGAAGACCCGGACGAGATTGATGGGCCTGTTATAGTCAAGCCGTTCGGCGCAGGCGGCGGAAGGGGCTACTTTTTGGCTAAAAGCCCGGCCGATTTTTGGAAGAAGGCTGAGAGGCTCGGTATTAGGGGCAAGGAGGACCTGGGGAGTGTCCAGATACAGGAGTACGCCGTTGGGGTTCCTGTTTACCCGCACTATTTCTACTCGAAGCTCAGCCACGAGCTTGAGCTTATGAGCGTTGATAGGAGATACGAGAGCAACGCGGACGCGATAGGCAGAATCCCAGCGGGAGAACAGCTGGGCCTTGAACTGAACACCAACTACACGGTAATCGGCAACATTCCGGTCGTCCTCAGGGAGAGCCTCCTGATGGACGTCATCGAGGCCGGGGAGAGAACTGTTAAAGCGGCTGAAAAGCTCATGGGCGGTCTCTGGGGACCGTTCTGCCTTGAGGGAATTTACACCGAGGAGCTGGAGTTCGTGGTCTTCGAAATCTCAGCCAGGATAGTGGCGGGAACCAACCCCTTCGTCCACGGCTCACCGTACAGCTGGCTCCGCTACGATAAACCGGTGAGCACGGGCAGGAGGATAGCGATGGAGCTAGGGCAAGCTGTGGAAGAGGACAGGCTTGGGGAGGTTTTAACATAA
- the purL gene encoding phosphoribosylformylglycinamidine synthase subunit PurL, whose amino-acid sequence MFPHEEKLIRERLKREPNEVEWAMLEVMWSEHAAYKSSRPFLKLLPTESEHVILGPGEDAGIVKFDDETWIAVGIESHNHPSAVEPYGGAATGVGGIVRDILCMGARPIALLDPIRFGPLEKERNRYLFEYVVKGIADYGNRIGVPTVGGETEFDESLDSYALVNVACVGVMRPGHLVRSYVSEAGLKLVLVGNRTGRDGIHGVTFASEELGENAEEEDRSAVQIPDPFTEKLLIEATLEAVYTGKVRALKDLGGGGLTCASSEMAGKKGFGAVIYADRIPLREPGMTPAEVMISESQERMLFAVKPEDVEEIGRIFEKYELGWAVIGEIIEEPRYIVYWKGEKVADLPVDLLTDVPTIEWEMKPYSVEKDVETPEVDFREAFDLVWSGPNVLSKRWVWEGYDHEVQGRTVLKPGRDSTVLKINEKCGLAFVTDGNPNHSYFNPYHGAMGAVAEVVRNLVSVGAEPLALVDNLNFASPERPEVYWSFAETVRGLADAAKAFDLAYVSGNVSFYNEVVDRPIKPTPVVAGLGKVELEKIPQMGIEEGLLIGIVGLTKKELGGSELYARLGVEGGFAPRVNLDEEKANAGGILRAIRKGLVRAVHDASKGGIAAALTEMALAGKAGFEVDLSGVLVEGSLSHLEVAFSESHGRYVVAFEEEKIDDLKGLFRHFAVVGKAGGSNVVFRWRGEELLRRPISELRKIHESLPMLLGEEE is encoded by the coding sequence ATGTTTCCGCACGAGGAGAAGCTCATCCGTGAGCGCCTGAAGAGAGAGCCTAACGAAGTTGAGTGGGCCATGCTCGAGGTCATGTGGAGCGAGCACGCCGCCTACAAGTCGAGCAGACCCTTTCTGAAGCTTTTACCGACCGAGAGCGAGCACGTGATTCTCGGCCCCGGCGAGGACGCCGGAATAGTTAAGTTCGACGACGAGACGTGGATAGCCGTTGGGATAGAGAGCCACAATCACCCTAGTGCAGTGGAGCCCTACGGGGGAGCTGCAACGGGCGTCGGCGGGATTGTGAGGGACATCCTCTGCATGGGTGCTCGTCCAATAGCGCTCCTCGACCCGATAAGGTTCGGACCTCTGGAGAAGGAGCGCAACCGCTACCTCTTTGAATACGTCGTCAAGGGCATAGCCGACTACGGCAACAGGATAGGCGTCCCGACCGTTGGGGGCGAAACCGAGTTCGATGAGAGCCTCGACAGCTACGCGCTCGTGAACGTTGCCTGCGTAGGGGTAATGAGACCGGGGCACCTCGTCCGCAGCTACGTGAGTGAAGCTGGCTTAAAACTCGTTTTGGTGGGCAACAGAACCGGAAGGGACGGAATCCACGGAGTAACTTTCGCGAGCGAAGAGCTTGGGGAGAACGCCGAGGAGGAGGATCGCTCGGCGGTGCAGATTCCTGACCCCTTCACCGAGAAGCTCCTGATCGAGGCGACCCTTGAAGCGGTCTATACTGGAAAGGTTAGGGCCCTCAAAGACCTCGGCGGTGGCGGTTTGACCTGCGCCTCATCGGAGATGGCCGGGAAAAAAGGCTTCGGCGCGGTTATCTACGCAGACCGCATCCCGCTCCGCGAGCCGGGTATGACGCCTGCGGAGGTCATGATATCGGAGAGCCAAGAGAGGATGCTCTTCGCTGTCAAACCCGAGGATGTGGAAGAAATCGGGAGGATTTTCGAGAAGTACGAGCTTGGGTGGGCCGTCATTGGTGAGATAATTGAGGAGCCGCGCTACATCGTCTACTGGAAGGGGGAAAAGGTCGCCGACCTGCCGGTTGACCTGCTCACGGACGTACCGACGATAGAGTGGGAGATGAAGCCCTACAGCGTAGAAAAGGACGTCGAAACGCCCGAGGTTGACTTTAGAGAGGCCTTCGATCTCGTCTGGAGCGGTCCGAACGTCCTGAGCAAGCGCTGGGTCTGGGAGGGATACGACCATGAGGTTCAGGGAAGAACCGTGCTAAAGCCCGGTAGAGACTCAACGGTTCTGAAGATAAATGAAAAATGCGGTTTAGCTTTCGTCACCGATGGAAACCCTAACCACAGCTACTTCAACCCCTACCACGGCGCGATGGGGGCCGTTGCCGAGGTGGTTAGAAACCTCGTGAGCGTCGGGGCGGAACCTTTAGCCCTGGTGGACAACCTCAACTTCGCCTCGCCCGAGAGGCCCGAGGTCTACTGGAGCTTCGCTGAAACCGTTAGGGGGCTGGCCGACGCCGCCAAGGCCTTCGATCTGGCCTACGTCAGCGGTAATGTCAGCTTCTACAACGAAGTCGTTGACAGGCCGATAAAGCCAACTCCTGTCGTTGCCGGCCTCGGGAAGGTTGAGCTTGAGAAGATTCCCCAGATGGGGATTGAAGAGGGCCTGCTCATCGGCATTGTCGGGCTTACGAAGAAGGAACTCGGTGGCTCTGAGCTCTACGCAAGGCTCGGCGTCGAGGGCGGCTTCGCTCCACGCGTGAACCTCGACGAGGAAAAGGCGAATGCCGGGGGGATTTTGAGGGCTATACGGAAAGGTCTGGTTAGGGCAGTCCACGACGCTAGTAAGGGAGGAATAGCCGCCGCTCTGACCGAGATGGCCCTCGCCGGGAAGGCTGGCTTTGAGGTCGACCTCTCAGGGGTTCTGGTGGAAGGAAGTCTCTCCCATCTGGAGGTTGCCTTCAGCGAGAGCCACGGGAGGTACGTGGTGGCCTTCGAGGAGGAGAAAATTGACGACCTTAAGGGTCTCTTCAGGCACTTCGCCGTTGTAGGAAAAGCCGGCGGAAGCAACGTGGTCTTCCGCTGGAGGGGAGAGGAGCTCCTCAGAAGGCCGATTTCCGAGCTGAGGAAAATCCACGAGTCGCTACCGATGCTTTTGGGTGAGGAAGAATGA
- a CDS encoding PEP/pyruvate-binding domain-containing protein, translating into MFVRSISAGGTVEEIGGKAHRLSILTKYFNVPEGFVVTTEAYNTWRREGRLSKELVEEIREYFYSPYVLEGKFPIVVRSSATVEDSKKASFAGVFESVTKVNSFDELLKAIERVFRSATSKRVRLYMKRRGISEEPKMAVIVQRQINPKLSGVLFTRSPNDPETALVEFVQGSPEKLVGGEVSGKRLSLSRDPSEVEDPLMKELLTTGLEVEALFGKPQDIEWAYDGTLWLLQSRDVTALAQKRKEAKAPQGWHRLRGIPASPGKAKGRAYFVLDDQPPEEVEKLFPEGAILVTYVLHAEHYNTFAKASGIVTKVEGVLSHPAIIARELGIPCVVGVDVEVIREGDEVTVDGSAGIVYVKNPKKVLRGIELWKSSYVEDEITKELRDEYVEALGELSPERLEEVILKAFSLARELYSTDREKAFNVYYFINELMEEETPRILAERFDVVGVFSRADREAEPRSEEEKRLFEIYRLLKAFINYTDERVREVPKMLFGV; encoded by the coding sequence ATGTTCGTCCGCTCCATTTCAGCCGGAGGCACTGTTGAGGAAATCGGCGGAAAAGCCCACCGCCTATCCATCCTAACTAAATACTTCAACGTCCCGGAGGGATTCGTGGTAACAACGGAGGCCTACAACACCTGGAGAAGGGAAGGACGGCTATCAAAGGAACTCGTTGAAGAAATTCGGGAATACTTTTATTCCCCCTATGTCCTTGAAGGCAAGTTCCCCATCGTCGTGCGGAGTTCAGCAACGGTGGAGGACAGCAAAAAGGCGAGCTTTGCGGGCGTTTTCGAGAGCGTGACCAAGGTGAACTCTTTCGATGAGTTACTCAAGGCGATTGAGAGGGTTTTTAGAAGTGCAACATCCAAAAGGGTCAGGCTTTACATGAAGCGAAGGGGGATAAGCGAAGAACCCAAGATGGCCGTCATCGTCCAGAGACAGATAAACCCAAAACTCTCAGGGGTTCTCTTCACGCGCTCCCCAAACGATCCTGAAACCGCGCTCGTTGAGTTCGTCCAGGGCTCCCCCGAAAAGCTTGTGGGCGGGGAAGTCAGCGGAAAAAGGCTGTCCCTTTCACGCGATCCTTCAGAGGTTGAGGATCCGCTAATGAAGGAACTTCTCACCACCGGGTTGGAGGTTGAGGCTCTCTTCGGGAAGCCCCAGGACATTGAGTGGGCCTACGACGGAACCCTCTGGCTCCTTCAGTCGAGGGACGTAACGGCACTGGCGCAAAAGCGCAAGGAGGCTAAAGCACCGCAGGGATGGCACAGGCTCAGGGGAATCCCGGCCAGTCCTGGAAAGGCGAAGGGAAGGGCGTACTTCGTGCTCGACGATCAGCCGCCTGAGGAAGTGGAAAAGCTTTTTCCGGAAGGGGCTATTTTGGTGACCTATGTTCTCCACGCGGAACATTACAATACCTTCGCAAAGGCCTCTGGAATAGTGACAAAAGTGGAGGGCGTGCTTTCCCATCCTGCGATAATCGCGAGGGAACTCGGCATTCCCTGCGTCGTTGGGGTTGACGTTGAGGTAATACGGGAGGGGGACGAGGTAACCGTTGATGGGAGCGCGGGGATTGTCTACGTGAAGAACCCAAAAAAGGTTCTGAGGGGGATTGAGCTTTGGAAATCAAGCTATGTGGAAGATGAGATCACAAAGGAACTCAGGGATGAGTACGTGGAGGCCCTTGGGGAGCTCTCTCCGGAGAGGCTGGAGGAGGTTATCCTGAAGGCGTTTTCACTCGCCAGGGAGCTTTATTCCACGGATAGGGAGAAGGCCTTCAACGTCTACTACTTCATAAACGAGCTCATGGAGGAGGAAACGCCGAGGATTCTCGCGGAGCGGTTTGATGTTGTGGGTGTATTCTCCCGCGCTGACAGGGAGGCGGAACCGAGGAGTGAAGAGGAGAAGAGGCTCTTCGAAATCTACCGCCTCCTCAAGGCTTTCATTAACTACACGGACGAGAGGGTAAGGGAGGTTCCAAAGATGCTCTTTGGAGTTTGA